From the Gramella sp. Hel_I_59 genome, one window contains:
- a CDS encoding diheme cytochrome c-553: MNILLISCQDKRDYAEVPVEELSLQDSISHGEYLVNTIGCHDCHSPKRMTERGPQVIPELALSGYQAGDSLPTFSSEAIKNGWIQMSGDLTVAIGPWGISYASNLTSSDTGLGNWSMRRFKTAIREGKLKGDSGGRMILPPMPWQNYSELTDKDLESIFRYLKSTKPVDNAVLAPVAPNKLDSLQNA; the protein is encoded by the coding sequence TTGAATATCTTACTTATTTCCTGTCAGGATAAGCGAGATTACGCTGAAGTTCCAGTTGAAGAACTTAGCCTTCAGGACAGTATTTCGCATGGAGAATACCTCGTGAATACCATAGGTTGCCATGATTGCCATTCGCCAAAACGAATGACAGAAAGAGGTCCACAGGTTATACCAGAGTTAGCACTTTCAGGTTACCAGGCAGGAGATAGTCTTCCTACGTTTTCTTCAGAAGCGATAAAAAATGGATGGATACAAATGAGCGGCGATCTTACCGTGGCCATAGGTCCATGGGGAATTAGTTATGCTTCAAATCTTACCTCGAGTGACACGGGACTGGGTAACTGGAGCATGCGAAGGTTCAAAACTGCCATAAGAGAAGGGAAACTCAAAGGAGATTCCGGTGGCAGGATGATCTTGCCACCTATGCCGTGGCAAAATTACAGCGAGCTGACCGATAAAGATCTTGAGTCTATTTTTCGTTATTTAAAGTCCACTAAGCCTGTTGATAATGCCGTACTCGCTCCGGTGGCGCCTAATAAACTCGATAGTCTCCAGAATGCCTAA
- a CDS encoding RNA methyltransferase, whose amino-acid sequence MTTNNLEQGFFGIGIQNGKTPENLGVLWRSAQNMGASFIFTIGNRYAKQACDTHKAVGAMPYFHYESFEEFYKHLPKGAMLVGVELAESAVPLETFKHPRRCVYLLGAEDHGLSNQAIEKSHHLIKFSSTLSLNVSVAGSIVMYDRGMKSEFST is encoded by the coding sequence ATGACAACAAACAACCTCGAACAGGGATTTTTTGGAATCGGAATTCAAAATGGTAAGACGCCTGAAAATCTCGGTGTTTTATGGCGTTCAGCTCAAAATATGGGAGCGAGTTTTATTTTCACCATAGGCAACCGGTACGCGAAACAAGCCTGTGATACCCATAAGGCTGTAGGTGCAATGCCTTATTTTCATTATGAAAGTTTCGAGGAATTCTATAAACACCTTCCGAAAGGTGCAATGCTTGTAGGCGTGGAGCTGGCTGAAAGTGCAGTTCCTCTGGAAACCTTTAAACATCCCAGGCGCTGTGTCTATTTGCTTGGGGCTGAGGACCATGGTCTCTCCAATCAGGCGATCGAAAAATCACATCATCTGATAAAGTTTAGTTCTACTTTAAGTTTGAATGTTTCTGTAGCCGGAAGTATCGTAATGTATGACCGCGGAATGAAATCTGAATTCTCTACCTAA
- a CDS encoding TonB-dependent receptor, protein MAELSEDEFQNILSVENKCTRLNLNENIYGTFAEIGAGQETVRHFFRARNPKGTIAKTLSAYDKDFSDAIYGLDPQNRYVTEARLKGMIDYEATLIEKRLSRKKYPDKLFFSYANTVATIDWAKKYKGHGWLGIKFQREPKQEYSEIILHVQFHENNASQQQISLGIMGVNLIYAAFYQSNDPKVLIKKLYDHLSTDKIEIDSINFRGPVFKDVDNRLMSLELVKDGITDAVMFSKDGNNILPANALYKKNILTLRGSFRPVTNLNLNMYMTSRKLFLEQEEVDPENTVTIFEMTLNNLKAEGEINEKDFLDRADLLCASGQTVMISNFQEYYKVVEYFAQHTKKELGLAMGADNLVDIFNEKYYRHLSGGILEAFGKLFFKSLKVYLYPMLDEKTGEIIDSSNLKVHPRMRELYNFFIDNNKVIDITEYDRESLEIHPRKVYEMIREGNPEWEEMVPGLTAKMIKEKNLFSKERASENEA, encoded by the coding sequence ATGGCCGAATTAAGCGAGGATGAATTCCAAAATATACTTTCCGTAGAGAATAAGTGCACACGCCTGAATCTCAACGAAAACATCTATGGAACTTTCGCTGAAATTGGAGCGGGACAGGAAACTGTTCGTCATTTTTTTAGAGCAAGAAACCCTAAAGGTACAATTGCAAAAACGCTTAGTGCCTACGATAAGGATTTTAGTGACGCGATTTACGGACTCGATCCTCAGAACCGGTATGTCACCGAGGCGAGATTAAAAGGCATGATCGATTATGAAGCAACTTTGATCGAAAAGCGGCTTTCCAGAAAAAAATATCCAGATAAACTATTTTTTAGTTACGCTAATACGGTAGCCACTATAGACTGGGCAAAGAAATACAAAGGTCACGGGTGGCTGGGAATAAAATTTCAGCGAGAACCAAAGCAGGAATATAGCGAGATCATACTTCATGTTCAGTTTCATGAAAACAATGCTTCCCAACAGCAAATTAGTCTGGGAATCATGGGTGTAAACCTAATTTATGCTGCATTCTACCAGAGTAATGATCCTAAGGTGCTTATCAAAAAACTATACGATCACTTAAGCACAGATAAGATCGAAATCGATTCTATCAACTTTCGCGGTCCGGTTTTTAAAGATGTTGATAACCGACTCATGAGCCTGGAGCTTGTCAAAGATGGTATTACAGATGCAGTAATGTTCTCCAAGGACGGAAACAATATTCTACCTGCAAATGCACTTTATAAAAAGAACATTCTTACACTTAGAGGTAGTTTTCGTCCAGTAACCAATCTGAATCTAAATATGTACATGACCTCGCGGAAACTGTTTCTCGAACAGGAAGAGGTCGATCCTGAAAATACGGTCACCATCTTCGAAATGACCCTGAACAATCTTAAAGCTGAAGGTGAAATAAACGAAAAGGATTTTCTGGATCGTGCAGATCTCCTTTGTGCTTCGGGACAGACAGTAATGATTTCCAATTTTCAGGAATATTATAAGGTAGTGGAATATTTTGCGCAGCATACCAAGAAAGAACTAGGTCTCGCCATGGGTGCAGATAATCTCGTGGACATTTTCAATGAAAAATATTATAGACACCTAAGCGGGGGAATCCTGGAAGCCTTCGGTAAACTTTTCTTTAAGAGTTTAAAGGTGTACCTATACCCAATGCTTGATGAAAAAACGGGGGAGATTATCGATAGCTCAAATCTAAAAGTGCATCCAAGAATGCGTGAGCTCTATAACTTCTTTATAGATAACAATAAGGTGATCGATATTACTGAGTATGATAGAGAATCTTTAGAAATCCATCCTAGAAAAGTGTACGAAATGATACGCGAGGGCAATCCAGAATGGGAAGAAATGGTTCCAGGCCTTACCGCTAAAATGATCAAGGAGAAGAATTTGTTCAGTAAGGAACGAGCATCAGAAAATGAAGCTTAG
- a CDS encoding VOC family protein produces the protein MKKLLIILIAFLGYNCSAQTNNFSFNKDHDALLVKDLSRSAKFYSEVLGLEEIDNGGLAASIRWFQLKDSVQIHLIESEETPATHKGVHMSLNTSELDKFMKFLQAQNIAFENWSGESNTTNTRPDGVKQIYLQDPDGYWIEINDNIL, from the coding sequence ATGAAGAAACTTCTAATTATCCTGATTGCATTTCTGGGTTACAACTGCAGTGCTCAGACTAATAACTTCAGTTTTAACAAGGATCATGACGCATTGCTTGTAAAAGATCTCTCTCGCTCGGCAAAATTTTATTCCGAAGTATTAGGACTGGAAGAAATAGATAATGGAGGATTGGCTGCCAGTATCAGGTGGTTTCAGCTTAAAGATTCCGTACAGATTCATTTGATCGAAAGCGAGGAAACTCCTGCTACCCACAAAGGTGTACACATGAGCTTAAATACTTCGGAATTGGATAAATTCATGAAGTTTCTACAAGCGCAGAATATTGCTTTTGAAAACTGGTCAGGCGAAAGTAATACGACAAATACCCGCCCTGATGGAGTTAAACAGATCTACCTGCAGGATCCAGACGGTTACTGGATCGAGATCAACGACAATATTCTTTAA
- a CDS encoding SulP family inorganic anion transporter: MKKVLNLFDFKQQVNYKTEVLAGLTVAMTMIPESLSFAILAGFPPLMGLYASFIAGLVTAIFGGRPGMISGGAGATVIVLIALMKSDGLEYVLAAVALAGVFQIIIGVFKLGKFIRLVPHPVMFGFVNGLAIVIFMSQLDQFKTVVNGDIEWLSGTALYIMGGLVALTIAIVVLLPKVTKAVPSSLVAIIVVFLLVYFFGIDTKTVKDIASVSGGFPPFHIPQIPLTWETIELIAPYSMIMAAVGLTEGLLTLNLVDEITETKGNGNRECIAQGGSNILNGFFFGMGGCPMIAQTLVNLSAGSRARLSGIIAAFTILAIILFGAPIIEKLPMAALVGVMIMVAIGTFEWVSLKIFNKVPKKDIFLVVIVALITVFLHNLALAVLVGVILSALFFAWESAKRIRARKFIDENGVKHYEIYGPLFFASTTNFAEKFDALNDPEEIIIDFKDSRVSDMSAIEALNAVTQKYSKVGKKVHLRHLSDDCIRLLKNADAIIEVNILEDPDYKVAADES, translated from the coding sequence ATGAAAAAAGTTCTGAACTTATTCGACTTCAAACAACAGGTTAATTACAAAACTGAAGTGCTTGCTGGATTAACGGTTGCTATGACCATGATTCCCGAGTCACTTTCCTTCGCTATTCTGGCTGGTTTTCCTCCGCTAATGGGTCTTTACGCTTCTTTTATTGCTGGGTTGGTTACCGCAATATTTGGTGGTAGACCAGGAATGATCTCTGGAGGTGCCGGTGCAACAGTCATAGTTTTGATCGCCTTAATGAAGTCAGACGGACTAGAATATGTTCTTGCAGCAGTAGCATTAGCAGGAGTATTTCAGATAATTATTGGTGTATTCAAGCTTGGTAAATTTATAAGACTGGTACCTCATCCCGTAATGTTCGGGTTTGTGAATGGTCTGGCTATTGTGATCTTCATGTCTCAGCTGGATCAGTTTAAAACCGTGGTGAACGGTGATATAGAATGGCTTTCTGGAACTGCACTTTATATTATGGGTGGTCTGGTGGCTTTAACTATTGCAATCGTGGTGCTTTTACCTAAGGTCACTAAAGCTGTTCCTTCTTCCTTAGTCGCAATTATTGTAGTCTTTCTGCTGGTATATTTCTTCGGAATAGACACTAAAACAGTAAAAGATATCGCCTCTGTAAGTGGAGGTTTTCCTCCATTCCATATTCCTCAAATTCCTCTAACCTGGGAAACCATAGAATTGATCGCTCCTTATTCCATGATCATGGCAGCAGTTGGTTTAACTGAAGGTTTATTAACGCTAAACCTGGTAGATGAGATCACTGAAACTAAAGGAAATGGAAACAGAGAATGTATCGCGCAGGGTGGTTCTAATATTTTAAACGGATTTTTCTTTGGAATGGGTGGTTGCCCAATGATCGCTCAAACTCTTGTAAACCTTTCTGCTGGATCAAGAGCGCGATTATCTGGTATTATTGCAGCTTTTACAATTCTTGCGATCATTCTATTTGGCGCTCCCATTATCGAAAAATTACCAATGGCAGCACTGGTTGGTGTAATGATCATGGTGGCCATAGGGACTTTTGAATGGGTTAGTTTAAAGATCTTTAATAAAGTACCTAAAAAGGATATTTTCCTGGTAGTTATCGTGGCGTTAATCACCGTATTCCTGCACAACCTTGCCTTGGCAGTTCTGGTAGGTGTGATCCTTTCTGCACTGTTCTTCGCCTGGGAAAGTGCGAAAAGAATTAGAGCTAGAAAATTTATCGATGAAAATGGGGTAAAGCATTACGAGATCTACGGACCTTTATTCTTTGCTTCTACCACTAATTTTGCTGAAAAATTTGACGCTCTGAACGATCCGGAAGAGATCATTATCGACTTCAAAGACAGTCGCGTTTCTGATATGTCTGCTATTGAAGCTTTGAATGCCGTGACTCAGAAATATAGCAAGGTGGGCAAAAAAGTTCATCTTAGACATTTAAGCGATGACTGCATCAGATTACTGAAAAATGCAGATGCTATCATAGAAGTTAACATTCTGGAAGATCCTGACTACAAGGTGGCGGCAGATGAATCTTAA
- the era gene encoding GTPase Era, with the protein MAHKAGFVNIIGNPNVGKSTLMNAFVGERLSIITSKAQTTRHRILGIVNGEDFQMILSDTPGIIKPAYELQASMMDFVKSAFEDADVLIYIVEIGEEGLKDEAFFKKIENSEVPVLLLLNKIDKSNQDQLEEQVKYWSEKVPTAEIHPISALEGFNVAEVFNRIIELLPESPAFYPKDTLTDKPERFFVNEIIREKILMHYKKEIPYSVEIETGEFFEEEKIIRMRSVIMVERDTQKGIIIGHKGAALKRVGVEARKDLEKFFGKQVHLELYVKVNKNWRSDARQLKRFGYTDKK; encoded by the coding sequence ATGGCACATAAGGCCGGTTTCGTAAATATTATAGGTAACCCAAATGTTGGGAAATCCACTTTAATGAATGCTTTCGTAGGTGAAAGACTTTCAATAATTACTTCTAAAGCACAAACAACTCGTCATAGAATTCTGGGTATTGTGAATGGAGAAGACTTCCAGATGATTTTGAGTGATACACCCGGGATCATTAAACCTGCTTACGAGCTACAGGCTTCCATGATGGATTTTGTGAAATCTGCTTTTGAAGATGCAGATGTTCTGATCTATATTGTTGAAATTGGAGAAGAAGGATTAAAGGATGAAGCATTCTTTAAAAAGATCGAAAACTCTGAAGTACCGGTTTTATTATTGCTGAATAAGATCGATAAATCAAACCAGGATCAACTTGAAGAACAGGTGAAATACTGGAGTGAAAAAGTGCCAACGGCCGAAATTCACCCAATTTCAGCATTGGAAGGTTTTAATGTTGCAGAAGTATTTAACAGGATCATTGAGTTATTACCAGAATCTCCAGCTTTTTACCCTAAAGACACACTTACCGATAAGCCTGAACGATTTTTCGTGAACGAGATCATTCGTGAAAAGATTCTTATGCATTACAAAAAGGAAATTCCTTATAGTGTAGAGATCGAAACTGGAGAATTCTTTGAAGAGGAGAAGATCATCAGGATGCGTAGCGTGATTATGGTAGAACGAGATACCCAGAAGGGGATCATTATTGGTCATAAAGGTGCTGCATTAAAAAGAGTAGGAGTAGAGGCTAGAAAGGATCTGGAGAAATTCTTCGGAAAACAGGTTCATTTAGAACTTTATGTAAAAGTGAATAAGAACTGGAGAAGTGATGCCAGGCAGCTGAAGAGATTTGGCTATACAGATAAGAAGTAA